One genomic window of Tenacibaculum tangerinum includes the following:
- a CDS encoding PhnA domain-containing protein — MSLLQELQDRSGNQCELCGAKNELSVYEVPPISTGGVDGSLLACATCIEQIEDADKTEANHWRCLNDSMWSEFSPVKVVAWRMLHRVKKDGWSQDLLDMLYLEGEELRFAEATGEHLDESEKVIHRDVNGAILQAGDNVVLIKDLKVKGSSMIAKQGTAVRRISLDPENAKYIEGKVGSQTIVIVTDYVKKMAEKE; from the coding sequence ATGAGTTTATTACAAGAGTTACAAGACAGAAGTGGAAATCAATGTGAATTATGCGGAGCAAAAAATGAGTTGTCGGTGTATGAAGTACCACCAATATCTACAGGAGGAGTCGATGGTAGCTTGTTGGCTTGTGCTACTTGTATTGAGCAGATTGAAGATGCTGATAAAACAGAGGCAAACCATTGGCGTTGTTTAAATGATAGTATGTGGAGTGAGTTCAGCCCAGTAAAAGTGGTGGCTTGGCGAATGTTACATCGCGTTAAAAAAGACGGCTGGTCGCAAGATTTATTAGACATGCTATATTTAGAGGGTGAAGAATTGCGCTTTGCGGAAGCCACAGGAGAGCATTTAGACGAAAGTGAAAAAGTAATTCACAGAGACGTGAATGGTGCTATTTTGCAAGCAGGAGATAATGTGGTGCTGATTAAAGATTTAAAGGTAAAAGGCTCTAGTATGATAGCCAAGCAGGGTACGGCAGTGCGTAGAATTTCGTTGGATCCTGAAAATGCCAAATATATTGAAGGTAAAGTAGGGTCACAGACGATAGTTATTGTAACCGATTACGTAAAGAAAATGGCAGAGAAGGAGTAG
- a CDS encoding GNAT family N-acetyltransferase, translating into MVLKSDQLLIRNTLISDSAFYFKLFNDPDWITFIGNKNLKSEIDTKMYLKGIIFKNSKLGELGFFTIILKETNKLIGTSKALQRDRLDFIDIGYALKIMGKGYATEATELIMEYVCKKIKQKRYWH; encoded by the coding sequence ATGGTATTAAAAAGCGACCAATTACTGATTAGAAATACTTTAATTAGTGATTCTGCTTTTTATTTTAAGTTATTCAACGACCCCGATTGGATTACTTTTATAGGTAATAAAAATTTAAAATCAGAAATAGATACCAAAATGTATTTGAAAGGCATTATCTTTAAAAATTCTAAATTAGGCGAACTCGGTTTTTTTACCATCATTTTAAAAGAAACCAACAAACTCATTGGAACCTCTAAAGCTTTACAAAGAGATCGCTTAGATTTTATTGATATTGGTTATGCGCTTAAAATTATGGGTAAAGGCTACGCAACTGAAGCCACAGAATTGATTATGGAGTATGTTTGTAAAAAAATTAAACAAAAAAGGTATTGGCATTGA
- the rimM gene encoding ribosome maturation factor RimM (Essential for efficient processing of 16S rRNA) has translation MQKEDCFYLGKIVKKHSFKGEVVIKLDTDEPDLYENLESVFVDLGNNLVPFFIENSRLSKGTMFRVKFEDVDTEADAEAILRSGVYLPLELLPKLSGNKFYYHEVIGFTVIDASFGEVGTIASINDTSAQPLFEINREGKEIFIPMIDDFIVKVDRENQTIEVDVPEGLIELYL, from the coding sequence ATGCAAAAAGAAGATTGCTTTTATCTTGGCAAAATCGTTAAAAAACATAGTTTTAAGGGTGAGGTAGTGATTAAGTTAGATACCGATGAACCCGATCTTTACGAAAATTTGGAATCAGTTTTTGTCGACTTAGGCAATAATCTGGTTCCTTTTTTTATTGAAAATTCTAGGCTAAGTAAAGGAACCATGTTTCGAGTAAAATTTGAGGATGTTGATACCGAAGCCGATGCCGAAGCTATTTTACGCTCAGGGGTGTATTTACCTTTAGAGTTACTTCCTAAACTTTCTGGAAATAAATTTTACTATCACGAAGTAATAGGTTTTACTGTGATAGATGCTTCTTTTGGAGAAGTAGGAACAATCGCAAGTATTAACGATACTTCTGCACAACCTTTGTTTGAAATTAATCGAGAGGGAAAAGAGATTTTTATTCCGATGATTGATGATTTTATCGTAAAGGTTGATAGAGAAAATCAAACTATTGAGGTAGATGTTCCAGAAGGATTGATTGAATTGTATCTATAA
- a CDS encoding 30S ribosomal protein S16, with protein MPVKIRLQRHGKKGKPFYWVVAADSRAKRDGRFLEKIGTYNPNTNPATIDLDVDGAVKWLQNGAQPTDTARAILSYKGALLKNHLAGGVQKGALTEEQAEAKFNAWLEEKAAKVSGKTENLAKAEADAKAKALEAEKAVNEARIAAATPAVEDSEDAAAESGADSEE; from the coding sequence ATGCCTGTAAAAATTAGATTACAAAGACACGGTAAAAAAGGAAAACCATTTTATTGGGTAGTAGCTGCTGATTCTAGAGCTAAAAGAGACGGACGTTTCTTAGAGAAAATCGGAACTTACAACCCTAATACCAATCCTGCAACTATCGATTTAGATGTTGACGGAGCTGTAAAGTGGTTGCAAAATGGTGCTCAACCAACTGATACTGCTAGAGCTATTTTATCTTATAAAGGAGCTTTATTAAAGAATCATTTAGCTGGTGGAGTTCAAAAAGGAGCTTTAACCGAAGAGCAAGCAGAAGCAAAATTCAATGCTTGGTTAGAAGAAAAAGCAGCTAAAGTTTCTGGAAAAACAGAAAATTTAGCAAAAGCTGAAGCAGACGCTAAAGCAAAAGCTTTAGAGGCTGAGAAAGCGGTAAATGAAGCGCGTATTGCTGCCGCAACTCCTGCTGTTGAAGATAGCGAAGATGCTGCTGCTGAATCAGGTGCTGATAGCGAAGAATAA
- a CDS encoding cold-shock protein — protein MKEGTVKFFNESKGFGFITESGSNTEHFVHVSGLIDEIREGDSVEFELKEGKKGLNAVSVRVL, from the coding sequence ATGAAAGAAGGAACAGTAAAGTTCTTCAATGAATCTAAAGGTTTTGGATTTATTACAGAGTCAGGGTCAAACACAGAACATTTTGTACACGTATCAGGTTTAATCGATGAGATTAGAGAAGGTGACAGTGTAGAGTTTGAACTTAAAGAAGGAAAAAAAGGATTAAACGCTGTTAGCGTTAGAGTATTATAA
- the dnaE gene encoding DNA polymerase III subunit alpha, giving the protein MYLIFDTETTGLPKSWNAPITDTDNWPRAIQIAWQLHDELGNLIEHNDFLIQPDGFNIPFDAERIHGISTDLAIEQGISLHEGLELFNSALQKTKFIVGQNVGFDVNIMGCEFHRLGVENNLTELPVLDTCTEHTAALCQIPGGRGGKFKLPTLTELHKHLFGTGFGEAHNATADVEATTRCFLELIRLREYTEEELQVSSDYFQRYTEANPNPIQVIGLKHLNLKKESEKIRKRKSSETEEANTISTAEGLAELKGIQFAHLHNHTQYSVLQSTIQIGNIVNAAAKDKMSAIAMTDTGNMMAAFHFVQAVLGHNKAAEAANKEAIEKGEKPTETILKPIVGCEFNVCEDHTNKSHKDNGYQVVLLAKNKKGYHNLAKMSSIAFVDGFYYVPRIDKKIVEQYKEDIIVLTGNLYGEVPSKILNVGEAQAEEALLWWKEQFGDDLYIELMRHGQEDEKAVNETLLAFSKKHDIKVVATNNTFYLNKEDANAHDILLCVKDGEKQATPKGRGRGYRYGLPNDEYYFKSTEEMKKLFADLPEAISNIQEIVDKVEPFGLARDVLLPAFDIPEEFRDEKDLEDGGKRGENNFLRHLTYEGAKKRYGEITDEIRERLDFELDVIAKTGYPGYFLIVEDFIREARNMNVSVGPGRGSAAGSVVAYCLWITNIDPIKYDLLFERFLNPERVSMPDIDIDFDDEGRSRVMDYVIRKYGANQVAQIITYGTMAAKSSVRDTARVLDLPLFEADRIAKLIPGMKLAKIFSLDEKGLREKLRSEELEMVNELKAIANGNGLEAETINKARILEGSVRNTGIHACGVIITPDDITKFVPVSVAKDSDMYVTQFDNSVVESAGLLKMDFLGLKTLTLIKDTVKIVKARHGVALDPENFPIDDEKTYALFQRGETVGIFQYESPGMQKYMRELKPTVFADLIAMNALYRPGPLEYIPSFIRRKHGDEEIQYDLPAMEEYLAETYGITVYQEQVMLLSQKLADFTKGEADVLRKAMGKKQAAVLAKMKPKFINQAKANGHDEKALEKIWKDWEAFASYAFNKSHSTCYAWIAYQTAYLKAHYPAEYMAAVLSNNMNDIKQVSFFMEECKRMGLEVLGPDVNESYAKFSVNKDGAVRFGMAAIKGVGGSAVKAIIDERKENGPYTSIFDVAKRVDLRVANKKAFEGLVLAGGFDSFTETHRAQYYVKDEKGQTFLEKAIRFGNKFQENQNSSQVSLFGEASEVDLPEPLIPECDTWGTMELLAREKEVVGMYISAHPLDDFKNELKFCNATLAHFKNIAQYEGLGLSFAGIVTDVQHRVSKAGKGWAAFTMEDYNDSFEFRIFGEDYLKFKHFLVPNSFLFIKTTIKPGWTNKEGGKGEPRVGFNEFLLLHDIMDKMCKKLTIKIPLLEVKENTIKELQHLFATNKGSQSVHFTIWDAEEKIELSLPSRTTKIKVSSEFLKALDEQFINYKLN; this is encoded by the coding sequence ATGTATTTAATTTTCGATACCGAAACTACTGGATTACCTAAAAGCTGGAATGCTCCGATAACTGATACTGATAACTGGCCAAGAGCTATACAAATTGCATGGCAGTTACACGATGAGTTAGGAAATTTAATCGAGCATAACGATTTTTTAATTCAGCCTGACGGTTTTAACATTCCATTTGATGCAGAACGTATTCATGGAATTTCTACCGATTTGGCTATTGAACAAGGTATTTCGTTACATGAAGGACTCGAATTATTTAACAGCGCACTACAAAAAACTAAGTTTATTGTCGGTCAAAATGTAGGGTTCGACGTGAACATTATGGGCTGTGAATTTCATCGTTTAGGAGTTGAAAACAACCTAACTGAACTCCCTGTTTTAGACACCTGTACTGAACACACAGCAGCATTATGTCAAATTCCTGGTGGTCGTGGTGGTAAATTCAAATTACCTACACTTACCGAATTACACAAGCATTTATTCGGAACTGGTTTTGGAGAAGCGCATAATGCAACCGCCGATGTTGAAGCAACCACACGATGTTTCTTAGAACTCATACGCTTGCGTGAGTATACCGAAGAAGAATTACAGGTTTCTAGTGATTATTTTCAACGTTATACAGAGGCAAACCCCAATCCAATTCAGGTTATCGGACTTAAACACTTAAACCTTAAAAAGGAAAGTGAGAAAATCCGAAAAAGAAAATCTTCTGAAACAGAAGAGGCGAATACTATTTCTACCGCAGAAGGATTGGCAGAACTTAAAGGTATTCAGTTTGCACATTTACACAACCATACACAATACTCGGTTTTACAATCAACCATTCAAATTGGAAATATTGTAAATGCTGCCGCTAAAGATAAGATGTCGGCAATTGCCATGACCGATACGGGCAATATGATGGCTGCTTTTCACTTTGTTCAAGCTGTGTTGGGGCATAATAAAGCTGCCGAAGCAGCTAACAAAGAAGCTATAGAAAAAGGAGAAAAACCAACCGAAACTATTTTAAAACCCATCGTAGGTTGTGAATTTAATGTTTGTGAAGACCATACCAATAAAAGTCATAAAGACAACGGATACCAAGTTGTCTTATTAGCAAAAAATAAAAAAGGATACCACAATTTAGCAAAAATGTCTTCCATTGCCTTTGTGGATGGCTTTTATTACGTTCCGAGAATTGACAAAAAAATTGTGGAGCAATACAAAGAAGATATCATTGTATTAACAGGAAATTTATACGGTGAGGTTCCTAGTAAAATATTAAATGTTGGAGAAGCCCAAGCTGAAGAGGCACTATTGTGGTGGAAAGAACAATTCGGAGATGATTTGTACATCGAATTGATGCGCCACGGACAGGAAGACGAAAAAGCAGTAAATGAAACCCTGTTAGCGTTTTCAAAAAAACATGACATCAAAGTAGTTGCCACCAACAATACTTTTTATTTGAATAAAGAAGACGCCAACGCACACGACATTTTACTATGTGTAAAAGATGGTGAAAAGCAAGCGACTCCTAAAGGGAGAGGAAGAGGGTATCGTTATGGATTACCTAACGATGAGTACTACTTTAAATCTACCGAAGAGATGAAAAAACTCTTTGCCGATTTACCTGAAGCCATTAGTAATATTCAAGAAATTGTTGATAAAGTTGAACCTTTTGGTTTGGCACGTGACGTACTGTTACCTGCTTTCGATATTCCTGAAGAGTTTAGAGACGAAAAAGATTTAGAAGATGGCGGAAAACGCGGTGAAAATAATTTCTTGCGTCACTTAACTTATGAAGGTGCCAAAAAACGTTATGGAGAAATTACCGATGAAATTCGAGAACGTTTAGATTTTGAACTCGATGTAATTGCCAAAACAGGATATCCTGGATATTTCTTAATTGTAGAAGATTTTATTCGAGAAGCCCGTAACATGAATGTATCGGTAGGTCCGGGTCGTGGTTCTGCTGCGGGTTCTGTAGTAGCTTACTGTTTGTGGATTACCAACATCGACCCTATCAAATACGATTTACTTTTTGAGCGTTTCTTAAATCCAGAACGTGTATCGATGCCCGATATTGATATTGATTTTGACGATGAAGGTAGAAGTCGTGTAATGGATTATGTAATTCGAAAGTATGGTGCCAATCAGGTGGCACAAATTATTACTTACGGTACCATGGCAGCTAAATCATCTGTCCGTGATACAGCTCGTGTGCTCGATTTGCCCTTATTTGAAGCTGATAGAATTGCCAAATTAATCCCAGGAATGAAACTCGCTAAAATTTTCTCATTAGACGAGAAAGGATTGAGAGAAAAGCTTCGTTCTGAGGAACTAGAAATGGTAAACGAGTTAAAAGCTATTGCCAATGGTAACGGACTGGAAGCTGAAACGATTAACAAAGCTCGAATTTTAGAAGGCTCGGTTCGTAATACTGGTATTCATGCTTGTGGAGTCATTATTACCCCTGATGACATTACCAAATTCGTACCCGTATCGGTTGCGAAAGATTCCGATATGTACGTTACTCAGTTCGATAACTCAGTGGTAGAAAGTGCGGGACTCTTAAAAATGGATTTCTTGGGGTTAAAAACCTTGACCCTGATTAAAGATACCGTAAAAATTGTAAAGGCACGTCACGGTGTAGCACTCGACCCAGAGAATTTTCCTATTGATGATGAAAAAACGTATGCATTGTTCCAACGTGGAGAAACGGTAGGAATATTCCAATACGAATCTCCAGGAATGCAAAAGTACATGCGTGAGTTAAAGCCTACCGTTTTTGCCGATTTAATTGCCATGAACGCTTTGTATCGACCTGGACCGTTGGAATACATTCCGTCCTTTATCCGAAGAAAACACGGGGATGAAGAAATTCAATACGACCTTCCTGCTATGGAAGAATATTTAGCCGAAACTTACGGAATTACGGTATATCAGGAGCAAGTAATGTTGCTTTCGCAAAAGTTAGCTGATTTCACCAAAGGTGAGGCCGATGTATTGCGTAAAGCGATGGGTAAAAAGCAAGCTGCGGTATTGGCAAAAATGAAACCTAAGTTTATCAATCAAGCAAAAGCAAACGGTCATGATGAAAAAGCTTTAGAAAAAATTTGGAAAGATTGGGAGGCTTTTGCATCCTACGCCTTTAACAAATCGCACTCTACATGTTATGCTTGGATTGCCTATCAAACGGCTTATTTAAAAGCCCACTACCCTGCTGAATATATGGCTGCAGTGCTTTCTAACAATATGAACGATATTAAGCAGGTGTCTTTCTTTATGGAAGAATGTAAGCGTATGGGATTGGAGGTATTAGGACCCGATGTAAATGAATCGTATGCGAAGTTTTCCGTAAATAAAGACGGTGCTGTTCGTTTTGGTATGGCAGCTATTAAAGGAGTTGGTGGTTCCGCTGTGAAAGCTATTATTGATGAACGCAAAGAAAACGGACCTTACACTTCTATTTTTGATGTGGCAAAACGTGTTGATTTACGGGTGGCTAACAAAAAAGCTTTTGAAGGTTTGGTATTGGCTGGTGGATTTGATTCCTTTACCGAAACGCATAGAGCGCAGTATTATGTGAAAGATGAAAAAGGACAAACATTTTTAGAAAAGGCTATTCGTTTTGGTAATAAATTTCAAGAAAACCAGAATTCATCTCAGGTTTCTTTATTTGGAGAGGCTTCGGAAGTTGATTTACCAGAACCGCTAATTCCTGAATGTGATACTTGGGGAACGATGGAGTTGTTAGCTCGTGAAAAGGAAGTTGTAGGAATGTATATTTCTGCACATCCGTTAGATGATTTTAAAAACGAACTCAAATTTTGTAACGCCACCTTAGCGCATTTTAAAAATATAGCACAGTACGAAGGTTTAGGACTCTCTTTTGCGGGTATTGTTACCGATGTACAACATCGTGTGTCAAAAGCTGGAAAAGGATGGGCTGCATTTACTATGGAAGATTATAACGATAGTTTTGAGTTTCGAATTTTTGGAGAAGATTACTTAAAATTTAAACACTTTTTAGTGCCAAACTCCTTCTTATTTATAAAAACCACCATCAAGCCTGGTTGGACTAACAAAGAAGGGGGAAAAGGAGAGCCTAGAGTTGGATTTAACGAGTTTTTATTGTTACACGACATTATGGATAAAATGTGTAAGAAACTCACCATTAAAATTCCGCTACTAGAAGTAAAAGAAAATACCATTAAAGAATTACAACATCTATTTGCGACGAATAAAGGGTCGCAAAGTGTACACTTTACAATATGGGATGCCGAAGAAAAAATTGAACTCAGTTTACCAAGTAGAACGACTAAAATTAAAGTATCGAGTGAATTTTTAAAAGCCTTGGACGAACAGTTTATCAATTATAAATTGAATTAA
- a CDS encoding CsbD family protein: MNSDTAKGKWNQIKGEFKERYGAIANDNSKEAEGKMQELLGEIQEKYGETKEAIEKEIESWK; this comes from the coding sequence ATGAACTCAGACACAGCTAAAGGGAAGTGGAATCAGATTAAAGGAGAATTTAAAGAAAGATACGGCGCTATAGCCAACGACAATTCAAAAGAAGCAGAAGGAAAAATGCAGGAATTATTAGGAGAGATTCAAGAGAAATACGGCGAAACCAAAGAGGCTATCGAAAAGGAGATAGAAAGTTGGAAATAA
- a CDS encoding ATP-binding protein has product MKSEIADIMIENSFYNYLAYRIRERLKLELKREPKRNTEIRFQLDNSKLSKFIYKNQFSKDEITIIILALISHVLPSFINDILEEFMPNGGELPEFGGVKGKNHRGIIPTGETMLYILAGKDIEYRRYLIDYLFHESKLFKNGIIELEKVPYGEPYMSGKIILTQEYVHLFLTGKELKPQLSQDFPASLITTDLEWNDLVLQEKTLNDVKEIENWLAYNDILMNDWGMASKIKPGYRVLFCGLPGTGKTLTAGLLGKHTGKDVYRVDLSMVVSKYIGETEKNLSKLFDKSINKDWILFFDEADSIFGKRTNVRDAHDKYANQEVSYLLQRIEAHPGLIILASNFKNNIDTAFTRRFNNIIEFETPNYEERLMLWKNNLPKNIELEASITIEELAKRFSITGANIVNAVQYACLKTIANKENKILKRYILEGVKREYTKEGKTTNISV; this is encoded by the coding sequence ATGAAAAGTGAAATAGCAGACATAATGATAGAAAATAGTTTTTATAACTATTTAGCATATAGAATACGAGAAAGATTAAAGTTAGAATTAAAAAGAGAACCTAAAAGGAATACAGAAATTAGATTCCAATTAGATAACTCTAAACTGTCTAAGTTCATTTATAAAAATCAATTCTCTAAAGATGAAATAACAATAATAATACTTGCTCTAATATCTCATGTATTACCGAGTTTTATCAACGATATTTTAGAAGAATTTATGCCCAATGGAGGAGAACTTCCTGAATTTGGAGGCGTAAAAGGAAAAAACCATAGAGGAATTATTCCAACTGGAGAAACCATGCTGTATATTTTAGCAGGAAAAGATATTGAATACAGAAGGTATTTAATAGATTATTTATTTCACGAAAGTAAGTTGTTCAAGAATGGAATTATAGAATTAGAAAAAGTACCCTATGGCGAACCTTATATGAGTGGGAAAATTATACTTACTCAAGAATACGTACACCTGTTTTTAACAGGAAAAGAACTCAAACCACAACTAAGTCAAGATTTTCCAGCAAGCTTAATAACTACCGATTTAGAATGGAATGATTTGGTACTGCAAGAAAAAACCCTAAATGATGTTAAAGAAATAGAAAATTGGTTGGCATATAATGACATACTCATGAACGATTGGGGGATGGCTTCAAAAATAAAACCAGGCTATCGCGTATTGTTTTGTGGACTCCCAGGAACTGGGAAAACATTGACCGCAGGTCTATTAGGAAAACATACAGGGAAAGACGTTTATAGAGTAGATTTATCGATGGTCGTGTCAAAATACATTGGTGAAACAGAAAAAAACTTATCCAAACTTTTTGATAAATCCATTAACAAAGACTGGATTTTATTCTTCGATGAAGCCGACTCTATCTTTGGGAAAAGAACGAATGTTCGCGATGCGCATGATAAATATGCCAACCAAGAAGTATCCTATTTATTACAACGCATAGAAGCACATCCGGGACTCATCATTTTGGCATCTAATTTTAAAAATAACATTGATACCGCATTTACACGTCGCTTTAATAATATTATTGAGTTTGAAACACCAAACTACGAAGAACGATTAATGCTTTGGAAAAATAACTTACCAAAAAATATAGAGTTAGAGGCGTCTATTACGATAGAAGAATTAGCCAAACGATTTAGTATTACAGGAGCTAATATTGTAAATGCAGTTCAGTATGCCTGTTTAAAAACCATCGCAAACAAAGAAAATAAAATATTGAAACGATATATTTTAGAGGGGGTAAAACGAGAGTACACTAAAGAAGGAAAAACAACCAATATTTCTGTTTAG